In Conger conger chromosome 9, fConCon1.1, whole genome shotgun sequence, the genomic stretch CAGCGTACTCAAACCCGATTCCAGTTTCCAGCTATATATTAATGCACGCTAAACTATCCCGTGCCGTGGCATCAATAGTTTTAGCCATGTTATCTGAAAGTGATCAGCTATGGTATATACGCTCTGTCCTGATGTTAGCAAAGTTTACAGTAGAATGCACTGTAGCCTATCGCTACCATTAGACGAGGCGTCATTGAATCTGCTCTTGTCAAGGAGTTCTTCTGTTAGTTCTTCCGTTAGTTCTGCAAACCCCCGCAGCGTTATGTTagcgtttattttattttaaaagtaagCATATCTGTTCCTgactcaacaaaaaaaagaacaccaaTGCCTACTCCTCTCTGGAAGTGGAGCGGACAGCCTGGATTGGCTGAAGCTGACAAACTCAGAGCCAATGGCGATCACCTCTGGccatcaaatccaaatccaaattttATTTTCCCCCGGGCCAATCAGAGCTACCGGTCGGCCGGTCtgtctccacacctgactcccgggtGACGGGGGGGTGTGAGAGCAGTGGGTGAACTTAAACGCTacacagcctgtagcgtagtggttaaggtaaaggactgggacacgcaaggtcggtggttctaaatggtaaatggttggaatttatatagcgcctttatccaaagcgctgtacaattgatgctcacccattcacccattcatacacacactcacggcgattggctgccatgcaaggcgccaactaGCTCGtccggagcatttgggggttaggtgtcttgctcagggacactatgacacagcccgggcgggggatcgaaccggcaaccctccgactgccagacgactgctcttactgcctgagccgtgtCGCCCCATAAGGTAAGTGCATTGTACAGAGACAGAATAGCGTGGTGCAGTTagcatgggcagcctgtagcgtagtggttaaggtaaaggactgggacacacaaggtcggtggttctaatcccggtgtagccacaataagagccacaaagcccttaaccctgcattgctccaggggaggatcgtaatgaactgctgctccctgctccGGGCCGAGGGGAAAAGAGCCGAGGCCTCTCACCTGACGTGGTGCTGTGTCTCAGCGCTGTGGAGGCGGTGGTCTGTGGGTTTGAGGTAGGGCTCCCCCGGCGGGGGTCGGAGCTGCTCCTGCCGTCCCGGCCGGCGCCCGGGCCGTTTCTCCGGGGCTTCTTGTCGGTCAGGTGCAGCGGGGACGTCTTTTTGGGCCGGGCGGGGCCGAGCACCCGGAGGTAGGCCAGGGCCTTGTACTCCAGCAGCTCGCCGTAGTTGGCGTTGGTCACCAGGCACTCGTACAGGCCCTCGTCGGTCTTGCCCACCTTGGATATGTGCAATCTGTGCGAGATGTCGTTCCCCTGCACCCGCACGGTCTGCAAAGACCCGGCACACGCTACAGTTTACGCCCTTTTCtttaccccccccaccccccccccaataaatTACGTTAAAGCTTCCCCCGTGTCAAAATGGAAAAACCTTCACTTCATTGTTTTAAATCTGCAGTAAGTGCCGATTTAATTATACATGTGCATTTGCAGAAAAATGTAACCATGCAAAGATGATTTAATGCATTCGCTGCGGTTGCACGTTACAAGATGGCAGCAAAAGCAAATGCATTAACGTGACACCAAATATGcaaacattatacacacacggTACGGTGCTTACACTTATTTTAATTCCCTCATTATCTGGTTCACTCTCGGTTGTTATGTCCACCTAGAAGGGGGGGAAAATGAGGCATATTAATTTAGACCATACTGTATCTACTGGACATCTACAGCAACAAACCCCACAATAGACACGCTGGCTTAGAGACAGGAACTGCAGGGAAAAGTGCAGCATCAGCAGGATCGCCTGATCATGTCTGTTCTGTCACACATACAGCCATTATGACATCATAATGTATGATTCATGGCTGTAGCCAATTCCATTATGGTCAGGCATGATGCCGTGCATTGAGATTGATGAAAATGCCAAAGAGGCTGTCTTTCTGTTCACGTAACACAGGCATGCAGgcatgcaggcatgcacacgcacacgcacacacacacacgcacacacacacacacacacacgcatgcacacacacacatccacacacatccacgcacacatccacacacacatcctcacccacacacatacacacacatatccacacacacacacacacacatcctcacccacacacatacacacacatatccacacacacacacacatcctcacccacactcatacacacacatatccacacacacacatccacacccacacacacacacacacacattgagatGCAGAGGCGGTACAGCAGTTGCGCCCGCGTCAGATGATTGGAttacagtcgcacacacactggctctaATGCTGCGCGGTGGATGTCGATGGTAATAACTGGAGAAGCGGAGTCCCTCTGATCTATCAGGCGCTGTCACGGGCAATCAGTCACTCTGACTGCGGCGTCGTATTCTGCAGAGGGAAGTCTTTTAATTGGATCATTGAGCTGTAGACGGACAGCGGCAGAGCAGCGCTGCTTGTAAAGTATATGGAGCTTCACTCTCTCGTTGTTAATCTTTTGTCAGACCTGCGCCCTGGATTAGAGTCCCGGTGCTGGACATAAAAGACTGGAGCCAATTCGGTGCGCCTCTCACAGCTGGGACGGGGTTTGAAGGCCGAGCCGAAAGCCCGCGCCGTAGAACAGGGACGGCTGTGGTGTCTGCGGTGTATTAGCTGCTTCCGTCCAGTCGGCGGCCAATCACGAACGAGATCCGGGGGCCGTTCGGCCAATCGGCGGAGTCAATTGATCAGTGGTACTGAGACATACGCgctaaatggactgcatttatgaagcgctttcatccaaagtgctgtacacttgatacctctcattcacacacacaaacacacacacacacacaccagtggcgattggctgccatgcaaggcaccaatcagctcgtcgggagcatttgggggttaggtgtcttgctcggggacaatTTGACACGCCCAGGGCTGGGGATCGAATTGGCAATCTCACGACTGCCAGGCGACCGCTcgtacctcctgagctaatgcagCCCCATGCAGCCagaaacatacagacatcaccCAGATTCCCAGACCCTCCTGGAAGCATACTGCTCTAAGCCCTGCTAAGGATTTTTCCTCAATGAACGAACTACTCCTGGAACAGCACTCTACTTTTCTTGCTCCGCAGAActctgtgggggttttttttttctttgtcttcttcTATTCCATTCTTCTATCCGAAAGCAAGCTTGTGTTAAGCCGATGTGCAGGTGACACGGGTAAAACTAAGAGCGGTGGCGTTTGATTGGACGCACAGAAAGCAATCAGACCCGGAGCTCCTCTACCCTCGGTCCAAACGACTTCCTCTTTCCCCAAGGGCGGCCATCTTAGGACAGAGGCAGAGCGCCAGGCGGGACCCCTGACCCCGGccgttaccccccccccccccccactcccctcccGAGCGAGGCAGCGCTCCACAGTGCTGGCTCTCCTGATTGGTGACAGTGCAGAAACGTCTGCACACTGTCTCCAACTACAATTACTGCCCCgagagagaaaaacaatcacattcaccactgtgtgtgtgtgtgtgtgtgtgtgtgtgtctgtgtgtctgtgtgtgtgtgtgtgtgtgtgtgtgaatgtgtgtgtgaatgtgtgtgtgtgtgtgtacagaatattattatagaaataaaatatatattatgcaATATATTATGTAAGTAAGACAGACCCTAGTCGGgcacaatttgagtgaaaaaccCTGAGAGTGCTCGTTAGAGCggctggaggaagagagaacgTGCGCGGCACTGTAATTACCCTTAATctaatcccacaatgcagcatTCTGCTCCTCTGCCGCTGGACTGCCCTGTCTCAATCCGATGTGCTGAATTTACAGGTACACGCACTTAGGAGACGATAAATGTGCCCGCACGCCCCGCAACTGAGGAAAGCCCATTAGTCCTGCAGCCAGTGTGAACGGAGGGCGCTTAATGATGACATAATGAATCTCCGTTACTCCTGCAGCCAGTGTGAAGGAGGGCGCTTAGTGATGACATAATGAGTCTCCCTTACTCCTGCAGCCAGTGTGAACGGAGGGCGCTTAATGATGACATAATGAATCTCCATTACTCCTGCAGCCAGTGTGAAGGAGGGCGCTTAATGATGACATAATGAATCTCCGTTACTCCTGCAGCCAGTGTGAACGGAGGGCGCTTAATGATGACATAATGAATCTCCGTTTCTCTTGCAGCCAGTGCGTATGGTGGGCACTTAATGATGACACAATGAATCTCCATTACTCCTGCAGCCAGTGTGTACGGTGGGCGCTTAGTGATGACATAATGAATCTCCATTACTCCTGCAGCCAGTGTGAACGGTGGGCACATAATGATGACATAATGAATCACCATTGCACCTGCAGCCAGTGCGAACGATGGGCGCTTAATGATGACATAATGAATCTCCATTACTCCTGCAGCCAGTGTGAGTGGTGGGCGCATAATGATGACAATTAATCACCATTACTCCTGCAGCCAATGCAAACTGTGGGTGCGTAATGATGACATAATGAATCACCATTGCACCTGCAGCCAGTGTGAACTGTGGGCACTTAATGATGACATAATTAATCTCCATTAGTCCTGCAGCCAGTGTGAGTGGTGGGCGCATAATGATGACATAATGAATCTCCATTACTCCTGCAGCCAGTGTGAAAGGTGGGCGCTTAATGATGACATAATGAATCTCCATTTCACTTCCTTGAGGCTTTCATCACCGACTGAGAATAACaagaatttttttgttttaagattTAAAACGTTCTACCATTTAAAAATCAATGTTCACTCAATGCTGAGGTAACAGTCTACAGTCTTGTGCATAGCTACCACACCTGCACGTTACAATTTTGattgtgtcaaaataaaaggaaaataatgtgGTTATTACTATGTAATAAAGCATTATTAGCTATTATACTCACTTATAAGTACATTGTTGATTGCTAGTCAACCATTAA encodes the following:
- the LOC133137184 gene encoding V-set and transmembrane domain-containing protein 2A-like isoform X2 — translated: MMRTLREFIGFVFCSSFYVQLGYSFQGRFTEQPSNITAKEGQNIEMACAFQSVMPSVYLEIQWWFLRIPEERDYEENTDSQVDITTESEPDNEGIKISTVRVQGNDISHRLHISKVGKTDEGLYECLVTNANYGELLEYKALAYLRVLGPARPKKTSPLHLTDKKPRRNGPGAGRDGRSSSDPRRGSPTSNPQTTASTALRHSTTSGTKVTTSYGLSVLLLAYGTVKGTFL
- the LOC133137184 gene encoding V-set and transmembrane domain-containing protein 2A-like isoform X1 is translated as MMRTLREFIGFVFCSSFYVQLGYSFQGRFTEQPSNITAKEGQNIEMACAFQSVMPSVYLEIQWWFLRIPEERDYEENTDSQVLVDITTESEPDNEGIKISTVRVQGNDISHRLHISKVGKTDEGLYECLVTNANYGELLEYKALAYLRVLGPARPKKTSPLHLTDKKPRRNGPGAGRDGRSSSDPRRGSPTSNPQTTASTALRHSTTSGTKVTTSYGLSVLLLAYGTVKGTFL